One Phocoena sinus isolate mPhoSin1 chromosome 14, mPhoSin1.pri, whole genome shotgun sequence genomic region harbors:
- the ADNP2 gene encoding activity-dependent neuroprotector homeobox protein 2 isoform X2 has protein sequence MFQIPVENLDNIRKVRKKVKSILMDIGLDSCKELLKDLKGFDPGEKYFYNTSWGDISLWEPSGKKVRYRTKPYCCSLCKYSTKVLTSFKNHLHRYHEDEIDQELVIPCPNCVFSSQPRVVGRHFRMFHAPARKVQNYTLNILGETKSSRSDVISFTCLKCNFSNTLYYSMKKHVLVAHFHYLINSYFGLRTEEMGEQPRADDPRSTEKMPPSDRYYCKKCSANASSQDALMYHILTSDIHRDLENKLRSVISEHIKKTGLLKQMHIAPKPAARVAVPPNSSAPGIPATSPCFHLALPQNSQSQTVVQPVQGAPPPVTVASGASGSLTHSPPAVAQSHVTLVSSPLPVGQSNLTLPPSTPQPVFLSHGVPLNQAANPPALPLSQPVGPVNKSVGTGVLPIKQTIRPGVLPLSQPVGPISRPVGPGVLSVNRPVASGVLPVNPSVTPGVLQAVSPGVISVSRTVPSGVLPAGQMTPAGVIPSGQTATSGVLPAGQVVQSGVLPIGQTAPSGVLPTGLTVPPRVLPPGQTVPLRVLPAGQVVPPGLLPPNQTVSSGVLPVNQGINSGVLQLSQPVVSGVLPVGQPVRPGVLQLNQSVSTSILPAHQPVRPGASPNTAFLTSGSILRQLIPTGKQVNGIPTYTLAPVSVTLPVPPGSVATVAPPQMPIQLLQSGTAAQMASSMASLPSPPVVVNATQNMFVQPSSSVAEANQVLKQAKQWKTCPVCNELFPSNVYQVHMEVAHKHSESKSAETLEPEKLAACAPFLKWMREKTVRCLSCKCLVSEEELIRHLLVHGLGCLFCPCTFHDIKGLSEHSRAMHLGKRRLPVDYSDKGFQLDVDANGSLLFPHLDFITILPREELGEREVYLAVLAGIHSKSLVPVYIKVRPQTEGAPGRPGNQALTCPFCFGTFVTAEAYELHLKERHHIMPTVHTILKSPAFKCIHCCGVYTGNMTLAAIAIHLLRCRSAPKDSSSGLQVQPNFIENSELLLVNGEVIHDSSFSVKRKMPDGQFGAEEQREGEERPVTTSADTEPSLEKATSAVPSKRQRSESRTEAPLVHDDALQVLALNPKRYEDRSYEEKKQFLRDYFHKRPYPSKKEIELLSSLLWVWKIDVASFFGKRRYICMKAIKNHKPSVLLGFDMSELKNVKHRLNFDYEPQNL, from the exons gACCTTAAAGGCTTTGATCCAGGAGAGAAGTACTTTTATAACACATCATGGGGAGATATTTCTCTCTGGGAACCTTCTGGAAAGAAAGtg aGATATCGAACAAAACCATACTGTTGTAGCCTCTGTAAATACTCCACAAAAGTGCTTACTTCATTCAAAAATCATTTACATCGTTACCATGAAGATGAAATTGACCAAGAGCTGGTGATCCCTTGTCCAAACTGTGTGTTTTCCTCTCAACCCAGAGTTGTGGGAAGGCACTTCAGAATGTTTCATGCACCTGCTCGGAAAGTCCAGAACTACACTCTGAATATTTTAGGTGAAACTAAATCATCTAGGAGTGATGTGATAAGTTTTACATGTTTAAAGTGTAACTTTTCAAACACTCTGTACTACAGCATGAAGAAGCATGTGCTGGTAGCCCATTTTCACTACTTAATTAATTCCTACTTTGGCCTGAGAACTGAGGAGATGGGTGAGCAACCAAGAGCTGATGACCCCCGTTCTACAGAGAAGATGCCCCCATCCGACAGGTATTACTGTAAAAAGTGCAGCGCCAACGCCAGCAGCCAGGATGCTTTAATGTACCACATCTTGACGTCGGATATACACAGGGATTTGGAGAATAAGCTTAGGTCTGTGATCTCAGAACATATTAAGAAGACTGGACTTTTGAAGCAAATGCATATTGCTCCAAAACCAGCTGCACGTGTGGCTGTACCACCCAACAGCAGTGCTCCGGGCATCCCAGCCACATCTCCTTGCTTCCATCTGGCCTTGCCACAGAACAGTCAGAGCCAAACTGTGGTACAGCCAGTTCAGGGTGCGCCCCCCCCGGTGACTGTGGCCTCGGGCGCTTCTGGAAGCCTCACCCACTCCCCGCCTGCCGTTGCCCAGTCTCATGTGACTCTGGTCTCCAGTCCTCTGCCAGTGGGCCAGAGCAACCTCACTCTGCCGCCCTCAACACCTCagcctgtctttctctctcacgGAGTTCCACTTAATCAGGCAGCAAACCCTCCTGCGTTGCCCTTGAGTCAGCCAGTGGGACCTGTAAATAAGTCGGTTGGAACCGGCGTCCTCCCCATAAAGCAGACCATCCGCCCGGGGGTTTTGCCCCTCAGCCAGCCTGTTGGGCCCATAAGCAGACCAGTTGGACCTGGAGTTCTTTCGGTAAATAGACCTGTTGCGTCCGGTGTCCTTCCTGTCAATCCCTCTGTCACCCCTGGAGTTCTTCAGGCGGTCTCGCCAGGGGTGATTTCTGTGAGTCGGACAGTCCCGTCAGGGGTCCTTCCTGCGGGACAGATGACCCCTGCTGGGGTTATCCCTTCAGGACAGACAGCAACTTCTGGGGTTCTCCCTGCTGGCCAGGTGGTTCAGTCAGGGGTTCTCCCCATTGGCCAGACAGCGCCATCGGGGGTGCTCCCCACTGGGCTGACAGTCCCGCCGCGGGTCCTCCCTCCTGGCCAGACGGTCCCACTGAGGGTTCTCCCTGCAGGCCAGGTAGTCCCACCTGGGCTTCTTCCTCCCAACCAGACCGTCTCGTCAGGTGTTCTCCCTGTGAACCAGGGTATTAACTCTGGTGTTCTTCAGCTCAGTCAGCCTGTTGTGTCAGGCGTCCTTCCTGTGGGCCAGCCAGTGAGGCCGGGGGTCCTGCAGCTTAATCAGTCTGTGAGTACCAGCATCCTGCCTGCTCATCAGCCCGTCAGACCCGGGGCTTCGCCAAACACTGCTTTCCTAACATCAGGCTCTATTCTCAGACAGCTGATACCCACAGGGAAACAAGTGAATGGGATTCCCACATACACGCTTGCCCCAGTATCTGTCACTTTGCCTGTGCCCCCTGGAAGTGTCGCCACTGTTGCCCCCCCCCAGATGCCCATCCAGCTCCTGCAGTCGGGCACGGCTGCACAGATGGCCAGCTCCATGGccagcctgccctccccaccaGTGGTGGTAAATGCCACTCAGAATATGTTCGTTCAGCCTTCTTCGTCTGTGGCAGAGGCAAATCAGGTGCTCAAACAGGCAAAGCAGTGGAAAACCTGTCCAGTTTGCAACGAGCTCTTCCCTTCCAATGTCTACCAGGTCCACATGGAAGTGGCACATAAGCACAGCGAATCCAAATCTGCTGAAACACTGGAGCCGGAAAAGCTGGCGGCATGTGCACCGTTTCTAAAGTGGATGAGAGAGAAAACAGTTCGGTGTTTGTCCTGTAAGTGCTTAGTCTCAGAGGAGGAGCTTATCCGCCACTTGCTGGTGCACGGCCTGGGGTGCTTGTTCTGCCCGTGCACTTTCCATGATATTAAAGGCCTCTCAGAGCATAGTAGGGCTATGCACCTAGGGAAGAGGAGACTGCCCGTGGACTATAGCGACAAAGGATTTCAGCTGGATGTCGATGCCAATGGCAGCCTGCTGTTTCCCCACCTCGACTTCATCACCATCTTGCCCAGGGAGGAGCTGGGTGAGCGGGAGGTCTACTTGGCCGTGCTGGCTGGGATACACTCCAAGTCACTGGTGCCCGTGTACATCAAAGTGAGGCCGCAGACCGAGGGTGCGCCCGGGAGGCCTGGCAACCAGGCGCTGACCTGCCCTTTTTGCTTTGGCACCTTCGTGACGGCTGAGGCGTACGAGCTGCATCTGAAGGAGCGGCACCACATCATGCCAACGGTGCACACGATTTTGAAATCCCCGGCTTTCAAGTGCATCCACTGCTGTGGGGTTTACACGGGCAACATGACTCTGGCAGCCATTGCCATACATCTGCTGCGCTGTCGGAGTGCTCCAAAGGACAGCAGCTCAGGCCTGCAGGTCCAGCCTAATTTTATTGAGAACAGTGAACTGCTTTTAGTCAATGGTGAGGTGATACACGACTCCAGTTTTTCCGTAAAGAGAAAGATGCCTGACGGCCAGTTTGGGGctgaggagcagagggagggcgAGGAGCGGCCTGTCACCACGAGCGCTGACACAGAGCCGTCCCTGGAGAAGGCGACGAGCGCCGTGCCTTCTAAAAGACAGAGGAGCGAAAGCAGGACGGAGGCGCCCCTTGTTCACGACGACGCTCTCCAGGTTTTAGCGTTAAATCCTAAAAGATACGAAGACCGTTCTTACgaagaaaaaaagcagtttcTTAGAGATTATTTCCACAAGAGACCATATCCCAGTAAAAAGGAAATAGAACTGTTATCCTCACTCTTATGGGTGTGGAAAATTGACGTGGCTTCATTTTTTGGAAAAAGAAGGTATATTTGcatgaaagcaataaaaaatcACAAGCCTTCTGTACTTTTAGGCTTTGATATGTCTgaacttaaaaatgttaaacacagattGAACTTTGACTATGAACCAcaaaacttgtaa
- the ADNP2 gene encoding activity-dependent neuroprotector homeobox protein 2 isoform X1 produces the protein MCVCVWVYVLITVLFSSLLRKISKMFQIPVENLDNIRKVRKKVKSILMDIGLDSCKELLKDLKGFDPGEKYFYNTSWGDISLWEPSGKKVRYRTKPYCCSLCKYSTKVLTSFKNHLHRYHEDEIDQELVIPCPNCVFSSQPRVVGRHFRMFHAPARKVQNYTLNILGETKSSRSDVISFTCLKCNFSNTLYYSMKKHVLVAHFHYLINSYFGLRTEEMGEQPRADDPRSTEKMPPSDRYYCKKCSANASSQDALMYHILTSDIHRDLENKLRSVISEHIKKTGLLKQMHIAPKPAARVAVPPNSSAPGIPATSPCFHLALPQNSQSQTVVQPVQGAPPPVTVASGASGSLTHSPPAVAQSHVTLVSSPLPVGQSNLTLPPSTPQPVFLSHGVPLNQAANPPALPLSQPVGPVNKSVGTGVLPIKQTIRPGVLPLSQPVGPISRPVGPGVLSVNRPVASGVLPVNPSVTPGVLQAVSPGVISVSRTVPSGVLPAGQMTPAGVIPSGQTATSGVLPAGQVVQSGVLPIGQTAPSGVLPTGLTVPPRVLPPGQTVPLRVLPAGQVVPPGLLPPNQTVSSGVLPVNQGINSGVLQLSQPVVSGVLPVGQPVRPGVLQLNQSVSTSILPAHQPVRPGASPNTAFLTSGSILRQLIPTGKQVNGIPTYTLAPVSVTLPVPPGSVATVAPPQMPIQLLQSGTAAQMASSMASLPSPPVVVNATQNMFVQPSSSVAEANQVLKQAKQWKTCPVCNELFPSNVYQVHMEVAHKHSESKSAETLEPEKLAACAPFLKWMREKTVRCLSCKCLVSEEELIRHLLVHGLGCLFCPCTFHDIKGLSEHSRAMHLGKRRLPVDYSDKGFQLDVDANGSLLFPHLDFITILPREELGEREVYLAVLAGIHSKSLVPVYIKVRPQTEGAPGRPGNQALTCPFCFGTFVTAEAYELHLKERHHIMPTVHTILKSPAFKCIHCCGVYTGNMTLAAIAIHLLRCRSAPKDSSSGLQVQPNFIENSELLLVNGEVIHDSSFSVKRKMPDGQFGAEEQREGEERPVTTSADTEPSLEKATSAVPSKRQRSESRTEAPLVHDDALQVLALNPKRYEDRSYEEKKQFLRDYFHKRPYPSKKEIELLSSLLWVWKIDVASFFGKRRYICMKAIKNHKPSVLLGFDMSELKNVKHRLNFDYEPQNL, from the exons gACCTTAAAGGCTTTGATCCAGGAGAGAAGTACTTTTATAACACATCATGGGGAGATATTTCTCTCTGGGAACCTTCTGGAAAGAAAGtg aGATATCGAACAAAACCATACTGTTGTAGCCTCTGTAAATACTCCACAAAAGTGCTTACTTCATTCAAAAATCATTTACATCGTTACCATGAAGATGAAATTGACCAAGAGCTGGTGATCCCTTGTCCAAACTGTGTGTTTTCCTCTCAACCCAGAGTTGTGGGAAGGCACTTCAGAATGTTTCATGCACCTGCTCGGAAAGTCCAGAACTACACTCTGAATATTTTAGGTGAAACTAAATCATCTAGGAGTGATGTGATAAGTTTTACATGTTTAAAGTGTAACTTTTCAAACACTCTGTACTACAGCATGAAGAAGCATGTGCTGGTAGCCCATTTTCACTACTTAATTAATTCCTACTTTGGCCTGAGAACTGAGGAGATGGGTGAGCAACCAAGAGCTGATGACCCCCGTTCTACAGAGAAGATGCCCCCATCCGACAGGTATTACTGTAAAAAGTGCAGCGCCAACGCCAGCAGCCAGGATGCTTTAATGTACCACATCTTGACGTCGGATATACACAGGGATTTGGAGAATAAGCTTAGGTCTGTGATCTCAGAACATATTAAGAAGACTGGACTTTTGAAGCAAATGCATATTGCTCCAAAACCAGCTGCACGTGTGGCTGTACCACCCAACAGCAGTGCTCCGGGCATCCCAGCCACATCTCCTTGCTTCCATCTGGCCTTGCCACAGAACAGTCAGAGCCAAACTGTGGTACAGCCAGTTCAGGGTGCGCCCCCCCCGGTGACTGTGGCCTCGGGCGCTTCTGGAAGCCTCACCCACTCCCCGCCTGCCGTTGCCCAGTCTCATGTGACTCTGGTCTCCAGTCCTCTGCCAGTGGGCCAGAGCAACCTCACTCTGCCGCCCTCAACACCTCagcctgtctttctctctcacgGAGTTCCACTTAATCAGGCAGCAAACCCTCCTGCGTTGCCCTTGAGTCAGCCAGTGGGACCTGTAAATAAGTCGGTTGGAACCGGCGTCCTCCCCATAAAGCAGACCATCCGCCCGGGGGTTTTGCCCCTCAGCCAGCCTGTTGGGCCCATAAGCAGACCAGTTGGACCTGGAGTTCTTTCGGTAAATAGACCTGTTGCGTCCGGTGTCCTTCCTGTCAATCCCTCTGTCACCCCTGGAGTTCTTCAGGCGGTCTCGCCAGGGGTGATTTCTGTGAGTCGGACAGTCCCGTCAGGGGTCCTTCCTGCGGGACAGATGACCCCTGCTGGGGTTATCCCTTCAGGACAGACAGCAACTTCTGGGGTTCTCCCTGCTGGCCAGGTGGTTCAGTCAGGGGTTCTCCCCATTGGCCAGACAGCGCCATCGGGGGTGCTCCCCACTGGGCTGACAGTCCCGCCGCGGGTCCTCCCTCCTGGCCAGACGGTCCCACTGAGGGTTCTCCCTGCAGGCCAGGTAGTCCCACCTGGGCTTCTTCCTCCCAACCAGACCGTCTCGTCAGGTGTTCTCCCTGTGAACCAGGGTATTAACTCTGGTGTTCTTCAGCTCAGTCAGCCTGTTGTGTCAGGCGTCCTTCCTGTGGGCCAGCCAGTGAGGCCGGGGGTCCTGCAGCTTAATCAGTCTGTGAGTACCAGCATCCTGCCTGCTCATCAGCCCGTCAGACCCGGGGCTTCGCCAAACACTGCTTTCCTAACATCAGGCTCTATTCTCAGACAGCTGATACCCACAGGGAAACAAGTGAATGGGATTCCCACATACACGCTTGCCCCAGTATCTGTCACTTTGCCTGTGCCCCCTGGAAGTGTCGCCACTGTTGCCCCCCCCCAGATGCCCATCCAGCTCCTGCAGTCGGGCACGGCTGCACAGATGGCCAGCTCCATGGccagcctgccctccccaccaGTGGTGGTAAATGCCACTCAGAATATGTTCGTTCAGCCTTCTTCGTCTGTGGCAGAGGCAAATCAGGTGCTCAAACAGGCAAAGCAGTGGAAAACCTGTCCAGTTTGCAACGAGCTCTTCCCTTCCAATGTCTACCAGGTCCACATGGAAGTGGCACATAAGCACAGCGAATCCAAATCTGCTGAAACACTGGAGCCGGAAAAGCTGGCGGCATGTGCACCGTTTCTAAAGTGGATGAGAGAGAAAACAGTTCGGTGTTTGTCCTGTAAGTGCTTAGTCTCAGAGGAGGAGCTTATCCGCCACTTGCTGGTGCACGGCCTGGGGTGCTTGTTCTGCCCGTGCACTTTCCATGATATTAAAGGCCTCTCAGAGCATAGTAGGGCTATGCACCTAGGGAAGAGGAGACTGCCCGTGGACTATAGCGACAAAGGATTTCAGCTGGATGTCGATGCCAATGGCAGCCTGCTGTTTCCCCACCTCGACTTCATCACCATCTTGCCCAGGGAGGAGCTGGGTGAGCGGGAGGTCTACTTGGCCGTGCTGGCTGGGATACACTCCAAGTCACTGGTGCCCGTGTACATCAAAGTGAGGCCGCAGACCGAGGGTGCGCCCGGGAGGCCTGGCAACCAGGCGCTGACCTGCCCTTTTTGCTTTGGCACCTTCGTGACGGCTGAGGCGTACGAGCTGCATCTGAAGGAGCGGCACCACATCATGCCAACGGTGCACACGATTTTGAAATCCCCGGCTTTCAAGTGCATCCACTGCTGTGGGGTTTACACGGGCAACATGACTCTGGCAGCCATTGCCATACATCTGCTGCGCTGTCGGAGTGCTCCAAAGGACAGCAGCTCAGGCCTGCAGGTCCAGCCTAATTTTATTGAGAACAGTGAACTGCTTTTAGTCAATGGTGAGGTGATACACGACTCCAGTTTTTCCGTAAAGAGAAAGATGCCTGACGGCCAGTTTGGGGctgaggagcagagggagggcgAGGAGCGGCCTGTCACCACGAGCGCTGACACAGAGCCGTCCCTGGAGAAGGCGACGAGCGCCGTGCCTTCTAAAAGACAGAGGAGCGAAAGCAGGACGGAGGCGCCCCTTGTTCACGACGACGCTCTCCAGGTTTTAGCGTTAAATCCTAAAAGATACGAAGACCGTTCTTACgaagaaaaaaagcagtttcTTAGAGATTATTTCCACAAGAGACCATATCCCAGTAAAAAGGAAATAGAACTGTTATCCTCACTCTTATGGGTGTGGAAAATTGACGTGGCTTCATTTTTTGGAAAAAGAAGGTATATTTGcatgaaagcaataaaaaatcACAAGCCTTCTGTACTTTTAGGCTTTGATATGTCTgaacttaaaaatgttaaacacagattGAACTTTGACTATGAACCAcaaaacttgtaa
- the ADNP2 gene encoding activity-dependent neuroprotector homeobox protein 2 isoform X3 yields the protein MFHAPARKVQNYTLNILGETKSSRSDVISFTCLKCNFSNTLYYSMKKHVLVAHFHYLINSYFGLRTEEMGEQPRADDPRSTEKMPPSDRYYCKKCSANASSQDALMYHILTSDIHRDLENKLRSVISEHIKKTGLLKQMHIAPKPAARVAVPPNSSAPGIPATSPCFHLALPQNSQSQTVVQPVQGAPPPVTVASGASGSLTHSPPAVAQSHVTLVSSPLPVGQSNLTLPPSTPQPVFLSHGVPLNQAANPPALPLSQPVGPVNKSVGTGVLPIKQTIRPGVLPLSQPVGPISRPVGPGVLSVNRPVASGVLPVNPSVTPGVLQAVSPGVISVSRTVPSGVLPAGQMTPAGVIPSGQTATSGVLPAGQVVQSGVLPIGQTAPSGVLPTGLTVPPRVLPPGQTVPLRVLPAGQVVPPGLLPPNQTVSSGVLPVNQGINSGVLQLSQPVVSGVLPVGQPVRPGVLQLNQSVSTSILPAHQPVRPGASPNTAFLTSGSILRQLIPTGKQVNGIPTYTLAPVSVTLPVPPGSVATVAPPQMPIQLLQSGTAAQMASSMASLPSPPVVVNATQNMFVQPSSSVAEANQVLKQAKQWKTCPVCNELFPSNVYQVHMEVAHKHSESKSAETLEPEKLAACAPFLKWMREKTVRCLSCKCLVSEEELIRHLLVHGLGCLFCPCTFHDIKGLSEHSRAMHLGKRRLPVDYSDKGFQLDVDANGSLLFPHLDFITILPREELGEREVYLAVLAGIHSKSLVPVYIKVRPQTEGAPGRPGNQALTCPFCFGTFVTAEAYELHLKERHHIMPTVHTILKSPAFKCIHCCGVYTGNMTLAAIAIHLLRCRSAPKDSSSGLQVQPNFIENSELLLVNGEVIHDSSFSVKRKMPDGQFGAEEQREGEERPVTTSADTEPSLEKATSAVPSKRQRSESRTEAPLVHDDALQVLALNPKRYEDRSYEEKKQFLRDYFHKRPYPSKKEIELLSSLLWVWKIDVASFFGKRRYICMKAIKNHKPSVLLGFDMSELKNVKHRLNFDYEPQNL from the coding sequence ATGTTTCATGCACCTGCTCGGAAAGTCCAGAACTACACTCTGAATATTTTAGGTGAAACTAAATCATCTAGGAGTGATGTGATAAGTTTTACATGTTTAAAGTGTAACTTTTCAAACACTCTGTACTACAGCATGAAGAAGCATGTGCTGGTAGCCCATTTTCACTACTTAATTAATTCCTACTTTGGCCTGAGAACTGAGGAGATGGGTGAGCAACCAAGAGCTGATGACCCCCGTTCTACAGAGAAGATGCCCCCATCCGACAGGTATTACTGTAAAAAGTGCAGCGCCAACGCCAGCAGCCAGGATGCTTTAATGTACCACATCTTGACGTCGGATATACACAGGGATTTGGAGAATAAGCTTAGGTCTGTGATCTCAGAACATATTAAGAAGACTGGACTTTTGAAGCAAATGCATATTGCTCCAAAACCAGCTGCACGTGTGGCTGTACCACCCAACAGCAGTGCTCCGGGCATCCCAGCCACATCTCCTTGCTTCCATCTGGCCTTGCCACAGAACAGTCAGAGCCAAACTGTGGTACAGCCAGTTCAGGGTGCGCCCCCCCCGGTGACTGTGGCCTCGGGCGCTTCTGGAAGCCTCACCCACTCCCCGCCTGCCGTTGCCCAGTCTCATGTGACTCTGGTCTCCAGTCCTCTGCCAGTGGGCCAGAGCAACCTCACTCTGCCGCCCTCAACACCTCagcctgtctttctctctcacgGAGTTCCACTTAATCAGGCAGCAAACCCTCCTGCGTTGCCCTTGAGTCAGCCAGTGGGACCTGTAAATAAGTCGGTTGGAACCGGCGTCCTCCCCATAAAGCAGACCATCCGCCCGGGGGTTTTGCCCCTCAGCCAGCCTGTTGGGCCCATAAGCAGACCAGTTGGACCTGGAGTTCTTTCGGTAAATAGACCTGTTGCGTCCGGTGTCCTTCCTGTCAATCCCTCTGTCACCCCTGGAGTTCTTCAGGCGGTCTCGCCAGGGGTGATTTCTGTGAGTCGGACAGTCCCGTCAGGGGTCCTTCCTGCGGGACAGATGACCCCTGCTGGGGTTATCCCTTCAGGACAGACAGCAACTTCTGGGGTTCTCCCTGCTGGCCAGGTGGTTCAGTCAGGGGTTCTCCCCATTGGCCAGACAGCGCCATCGGGGGTGCTCCCCACTGGGCTGACAGTCCCGCCGCGGGTCCTCCCTCCTGGCCAGACGGTCCCACTGAGGGTTCTCCCTGCAGGCCAGGTAGTCCCACCTGGGCTTCTTCCTCCCAACCAGACCGTCTCGTCAGGTGTTCTCCCTGTGAACCAGGGTATTAACTCTGGTGTTCTTCAGCTCAGTCAGCCTGTTGTGTCAGGCGTCCTTCCTGTGGGCCAGCCAGTGAGGCCGGGGGTCCTGCAGCTTAATCAGTCTGTGAGTACCAGCATCCTGCCTGCTCATCAGCCCGTCAGACCCGGGGCTTCGCCAAACACTGCTTTCCTAACATCAGGCTCTATTCTCAGACAGCTGATACCCACAGGGAAACAAGTGAATGGGATTCCCACATACACGCTTGCCCCAGTATCTGTCACTTTGCCTGTGCCCCCTGGAAGTGTCGCCACTGTTGCCCCCCCCCAGATGCCCATCCAGCTCCTGCAGTCGGGCACGGCTGCACAGATGGCCAGCTCCATGGccagcctgccctccccaccaGTGGTGGTAAATGCCACTCAGAATATGTTCGTTCAGCCTTCTTCGTCTGTGGCAGAGGCAAATCAGGTGCTCAAACAGGCAAAGCAGTGGAAAACCTGTCCAGTTTGCAACGAGCTCTTCCCTTCCAATGTCTACCAGGTCCACATGGAAGTGGCACATAAGCACAGCGAATCCAAATCTGCTGAAACACTGGAGCCGGAAAAGCTGGCGGCATGTGCACCGTTTCTAAAGTGGATGAGAGAGAAAACAGTTCGGTGTTTGTCCTGTAAGTGCTTAGTCTCAGAGGAGGAGCTTATCCGCCACTTGCTGGTGCACGGCCTGGGGTGCTTGTTCTGCCCGTGCACTTTCCATGATATTAAAGGCCTCTCAGAGCATAGTAGGGCTATGCACCTAGGGAAGAGGAGACTGCCCGTGGACTATAGCGACAAAGGATTTCAGCTGGATGTCGATGCCAATGGCAGCCTGCTGTTTCCCCACCTCGACTTCATCACCATCTTGCCCAGGGAGGAGCTGGGTGAGCGGGAGGTCTACTTGGCCGTGCTGGCTGGGATACACTCCAAGTCACTGGTGCCCGTGTACATCAAAGTGAGGCCGCAGACCGAGGGTGCGCCCGGGAGGCCTGGCAACCAGGCGCTGACCTGCCCTTTTTGCTTTGGCACCTTCGTGACGGCTGAGGCGTACGAGCTGCATCTGAAGGAGCGGCACCACATCATGCCAACGGTGCACACGATTTTGAAATCCCCGGCTTTCAAGTGCATCCACTGCTGTGGGGTTTACACGGGCAACATGACTCTGGCAGCCATTGCCATACATCTGCTGCGCTGTCGGAGTGCTCCAAAGGACAGCAGCTCAGGCCTGCAGGTCCAGCCTAATTTTATTGAGAACAGTGAACTGCTTTTAGTCAATGGTGAGGTGATACACGACTCCAGTTTTTCCGTAAAGAGAAAGATGCCTGACGGCCAGTTTGGGGctgaggagcagagggagggcgAGGAGCGGCCTGTCACCACGAGCGCTGACACAGAGCCGTCCCTGGAGAAGGCGACGAGCGCCGTGCCTTCTAAAAGACAGAGGAGCGAAAGCAGGACGGAGGCGCCCCTTGTTCACGACGACGCTCTCCAGGTTTTAGCGTTAAATCCTAAAAGATACGAAGACCGTTCTTACgaagaaaaaaagcagtttcTTAGAGATTATTTCCACAAGAGACCATATCCCAGTAAAAAGGAAATAGAACTGTTATCCTCACTCTTATGGGTGTGGAAAATTGACGTGGCTTCATTTTTTGGAAAAAGAAGGTATATTTGcatgaaagcaataaaaaatcACAAGCCTTCTGTACTTTTAGGCTTTGATATGTCTgaacttaaaaatgttaaacacagattGAACTTTGACTATGAACCAcaaaacttgtaa